The Impatiens glandulifera chromosome 3, dImpGla2.1, whole genome shotgun sequence genome contains a region encoding:
- the LOC124930630 gene encoding uncharacterized protein LOC124930630 — MVDPASARSWGYAIPLGKIMLHYNINTGPGVILPSSKIIRSRQFKERKNNRTASDSTGARRKKVDAKKASPVKEKSGSKQNKQSVESADPRFETPNEEDSASTTNRTASQNTEEDLSGKGKGPMVEVQSASLENADTGIDGLGEEDVHTNDDTQEMAENIVSRIMDKSTSKLARRPKYFVNGSGTDINYSTNKCYWERELTDEVARLEAEPEHQDTPNPPSPRDDGGQNPIDKEIASPPADQTINITDDRTEPPLTDLRASAQTGNLESAVTEERVKTLIEEFVNDAVKPWKRKIKKAAVQAIKITETTKDDLGEAVKRITSVETNYSNTDQLYGSHLDRTKDLEDMTPKLVDDLDSVSKTVAEMERSQETTGQRLTKVEEDLAQSVAHAGSTLDRVIILENKNATLEEKNTKLEADLKAVTEQVGELIEASWLPIKRLRRRTLRRLMNFRMRWMSRTGHKEEAWSDANITEHMRKLAAKNSEIAKTMAAKQAEDANRLKAQQETYKNFEKSHKKSQAAPSSSDPATRKRKATSKKAQMTGLLASVTETVVDPPTNPALQTEDDFEEDVQPPLRRQRVLNAVPIRAMGQQFSPPTGTSGVQGPSSRPVQENKEHSDDELLDQFLPSRATK; from the exons ATGGTGGATCCGGCTTccgcccggtcatggggatatgcCATCCCACTTGGGAAAATTATGCTCCActacaacatcaacaccggtccagGTGTGATTCTTCCTTCAAGCAAAATTATAAGGTCCCGCCAATTCAAGGAAAGGAAGAACAACAGGACGGCCTCCGACTCTACGGGTGCCCGAAGGAAGAAGGTAGACGCTAAGAAGGCATCTCCGGTAAAAGAGAAATCCGGAAGCAAGCAAAACAAACAATCGGTCGAATCTGCTGATCCGCGGTTCGAAACGCCCAATGAGGAAGACTCGGCCTCCACTACTAACCGAACCGCTTCACAGAATACCGAAGAAGATCTATCCGGTAAAGGGAAAGGACCGATGGTCGAGGTACAATCGGCCAGTCTTGAAAATGCCGATACCGGTATAGACGGCCTTGGGGAAGAAGATGTTCACACTAACGACGATACCCAGGAGATGGCCGAGAATATCGTGAGCAGAATCATGGACAAATCCACCAGCAAGCTCGCGAGGCGTCCGAAGTATTTTGTCAATGGTTCCGGCACCGACATCAATTATTCTACAAACAAATGCTACTGG GAAAGAGAGCTGACCGATGAAGTGGCGCGGCTTGAAGCAGAGCCCGAACATCAAGATACACCGAACCCACCATCACCTAGGGATGATGGTGGTCAGAACCCGATCGATAAAGAGATAGCCTCTCCTCCAGCGGATCAGACGATCAACATAACCGACGACAGGACAGAGCCTCCTCTCACCGACCTACGCGCATCTGCTCAAACCGGGAATTTAGAATCGGCCGTAACAGAAGAGAGGGTCAAGACTCTCATTGAAGAGTTTGTCAACGACGCGGTTAAGCCCTGGAAGAGGAAAATTAAGAAAGCCGCGGTTCAAGCAATCAAGATAACCGAGACAACAAAGGATGATCTTGGCGAGGCGGTCAAGCGGATCACGTCGGTCGAAACCAACTACAGTAATACGGATCAGTTATACGGAAGTCATCTAGATCGAACCAAAGACTTGGAGGATATGACTCCGAAGTTGGTGGATGACCTCGATTCGGTTAGCAAAACGGTCGCTGAGATGGAACGGTCTCAGGAAACGACCGGTCAAAGATTGACAAAGGTCGAGGAGGACCTAGCGCAATCAGTTGCCCATGCCGGCTCGACACTTGACAGGGTAATAATTCTTGAAAACAAGAATGCGACCCTTGAGGAAAAGAACACAAAGCTTGAGGCCGatctcaaggcggtcaccgaacaggtgggAGAATTAATAGAGGCAAGCTGGCTGCCGATAAAGCGATTGAGGAGGCGAACGCTCAGGCGGCTAATGAACttcaggatgcgctggatgagCAGAACCGGACACAAAGAGGAAGCATGGTCTGATGCGAACATAACCGAACATATGCGAAAGTTAGCTGCCAAAAATTCGGAAATCGCAAAGACCATGGCGGCCAAACAAGCCGAAGATGCTAACCGGCTAAAGGCTCAACAAGAAACCTACAAAAATTTCGAAAAATCTCACAAGAAGTCCCAGGCGGCTCCTTCCTCTTCCGATCCGGCCACACGTAAAAGGAAAGCGACTTCGAAAAAGGCGCAAATGACCGGACTATTAGCCAGTGTCACCGAAACAGTTGTTGACCCTCCAACCAACCCGGCTCTGCAAACCGAGGATGATTTCGAAGAAGATGTCCAGCCACCACTCAGAAGGCAGCGGGTTTTAAATGCGGTCCCAATCAGAGCCATGGGTCAACAATTTTCTCCCCCAACCGGTACTTCGGGCGTTCAAGGCCCCTCTTCAAGACCGGTTCAAGAGAACAAGGAACACTCAGACGATGAATTGCTGGATCAATTCCTACCATCTAGAGCAACGAAATAG